Proteins co-encoded in one Brassica rapa cultivar Chiifu-401-42 chromosome A02, CAAS_Brap_v3.01, whole genome shotgun sequence genomic window:
- the LOC103868172 gene encoding uncharacterized protein LOC103868172 encodes MASTLQPEMDNDSMASSPRSEYDNQPRVRFMCTFGGRILPRPPDNQLSYVGGDNRMIAVHRNTSFASLLNKLAKLSGKSNISVKYQLPNEDLDALISVSTDEDVENMMDEYDRVAQNQNPRSSRLRLFLFTNNIAGEDDNDSRASSISSLLDSSVNREQWFLDALNLGSSAVSNGGSGKGFERVRSEVSSIVSEVPDYLFGLDTFDETAPPHELRDRDPRAKIRREVSTLSDPGSPRRDVPSPYGSTSSAPVMRSSTPELQPVQTKPDSPEPVSTPKSDPQPEQVIQQSNLPVNPQWQYAPGPQVHYQQPVYYVPSSVQPGNHMVQPGNHMIQQGNHMVQQGNHMVQPVQMPGQYVPQYHHLPMGYHHQPQTHRIPGPGPGLGQVYGGTARPVMMAVDGVNRPAYYDMNTPGPVQMYHNHPGMVVPGMEGQYRTETDSDPGRAS; translated from the exons atggcTTCGACCCTTCAGCCGGAGATGGACAACGACTCAATGGCATCATCGCCGAGGTCGGAGTATGATAATCAGCCACGTGTACGGTTCATGTGCACTTTTGGAGGAAGGATCTTGCCTCGTCCACCCGATAATCAACTCAGCTACGTCGGCGGCGACAATCGTATGATCGCCGTTCACCGTAACACTAGTTTTGCCTCTCTACTCAACAAACTTGCTAAACTCTCCG GTAAAAGCAACATCAGCGTGAAGTACCAGCTACCAAACGAAGATCTTGACGCGTTGATCTCGGTATCAACGGACGAGGATGTAGAGAACATGATGGACGAATACGACCGCGTCGCACAGAATCAAAACCCACGATCATCTCGTCTCCGTCTCTTCCTCTTCACCAATAACATCGCCGGAGAAGATGATAACGATAGTCGAGCAAGCAGTATCAGCTCTCTCCTCGATAGCTCCGTCAATCGAGAGCAATGGTTCCTCGACGCTCTCAATCTCGGCTCCTCCGCCGTATCCAACGGTGGTTCCGGCAAAGGTTTCGAGCGCGTCAGATCTGAAGTCTCCTCGATCGTCTCCGAGGTTCCTGATTACCTCTTCGGGTTGGATACTTTCGACGAGACCGCGCCGCCGCACGAGCTCCGTGATCGTGATCCGAGGGCTAAGATCCGACGAGAAGTCTCGACGCTTTCGGATCCTGGCTCGCCTCGTCGCGATGTTCCTTCGCCGTATGGTTCGACCTCTTCGGCTCCTGTGATGCGGTCATCTACACCGGAACTTCAACCAGTTCAAACTAAACCGGATAGTCCAGAACCGGTTTCGACTCCAAAATCTGATCCTCAACCGGAGCAAGTTATTCAACAGAGTAATCTTCCGGTTAACCCACAGTGGCAATATGCCCCTGGCCCACAGGTTCATTACCAGCAACCGGTTTATTATGTTCCTAGTTCGGTTCAACCGGGGAATCATATGGTTCAACCGGGCAATCATATGATTCAACAAGGCAACCATATGGTTCAGCAGGGTAATCATATGGTTCAACCCGTTCAAATGCCGGGTCAGTATGTTCCACAATACCATCATTTACCTATGGGATACCATCACCAACCTCAGACTCATCGGATTCCTGGTCCTGGTCCTGGTCTGGGTCAAGTATATGGTGGAACTGCTAGACCGGTTATGATGGCAGTTGATGGAGTTAACCGGCCGGCTTATTATGATATGAACACACCAGGCCCGGTTCAGATGTATCACAATCACCCTGGCATGGTTGTTCCTGGTATGGAAGGACAATACAGAACCGAAACGGATTCTGATCCGGGTCGCGCTTCTTAA